One Campylobacter massiliensis DNA window includes the following coding sequences:
- a CDS encoding AAA family ATPase yields MIERILIKQNLSFENVELNFGRGLSVFTGVSGAGKSVLMGSIMAVLGLKDSEAKLIEADVSHKFNLEEFGLESEEINTFKLFRDKTTRYFINSQAVSKKNLASIAKEHVKYLSAKEINEFENERFLNLLDSLQAKKDAKFNETLGEFRLKFDEFSQISRELKKIIDEEKRVEELKEFASFEINKIEIVSPKIGEFDELMELKKRLSKKDKILEAWNRAEQIFNFEQAVTDALNISDIDSSFFEEAMNELRVARENLNMDELEDVDIEGVLDRIEAINSLVRRYGGEEEALQMLKTRKAELARYENISFEKSELERKFKQNEAAVNALADKISQARAANLKELEWLINSFLKELYMSEISLKINSKTLDAAGRDEVNLSLNETALKNLSSGELNRLRLAFIASESKITGGGEGVIILDEIDANLSGKEAMSIANVLLNLAKFYQIFAISHQPQLSSKADSHFLVEKCGETSNVRELKNEERVSELARMISGERITDEAINFARQLLVV; encoded by the coding sequence ATGATTGAGCGGATTTTGATAAAGCAAAATTTGAGTTTTGAAAACGTCGAGTTAAATTTCGGACGCGGACTTAGCGTATTTACGGGCGTTAGCGGCGCGGGCAAATCGGTCCTGATGGGTTCGATAATGGCGGTTTTGGGGCTAAAGGATAGCGAAGCGAAGCTGATCGAGGCCGACGTCTCGCATAAATTTAACCTTGAGGAATTCGGCCTTGAGAGCGAGGAGATAAATACCTTTAAGCTTTTTCGCGACAAAACGACGCGCTACTTTATAAACTCGCAAGCCGTTTCTAAAAAAAATCTCGCTAGCATCGCAAAAGAGCACGTCAAATACCTGTCCGCAAAGGAAATAAACGAATTTGAAAACGAGAGATTTTTAAATTTGCTTGATAGCTTGCAAGCCAAAAAAGACGCTAAATTTAACGAAACGCTCGGCGAATTTAGGCTCAAATTTGACGAGTTTAGCCAAATCTCGCGCGAGCTGAAAAAAATAATCGACGAAGAAAAAAGAGTGGAGGAGCTAAAGGAATTTGCCTCTTTTGAAATCAATAAAATAGAAATCGTGAGCCCGAAAATCGGCGAATTTGACGAGCTAATGGAGCTAAAAAAGCGCCTAAGTAAAAAGGATAAAATTTTAGAAGCGTGGAATAGGGCGGAGCAAATTTTTAATTTCGAGCAGGCCGTGACGGACGCGCTAAACATCAGCGATATCGATAGCAGCTTTTTTGAAGAGGCGATGAACGAGCTGCGAGTGGCGCGCGAAAATCTAAACATGGACGAGCTAGAAGACGTAGATATCGAGGGCGTACTAGACCGCATCGAGGCGATAAACTCTCTCGTGCGTCGCTACGGCGGCGAGGAGGAGGCTTTGCAGATGCTAAAAACGCGCAAGGCGGAGCTTGCAAGATACGAAAATATAAGCTTTGAAAAGAGCGAGCTGGAGCGTAAATTTAAGCAAAATGAAGCCGCGGTAAATGCGCTGGCGGATAAAATCAGCCAAGCTCGCGCGGCAAATTTAAAAGAGCTTGAGTGGCTCATAAATTCGTTTTTAAAAGAACTTTATATGAGCGAGATTTCATTAAAGATAAATAGTAAAACCCTAGACGCCGCCGGCAGGGACGAGGTAAATTTGAGCCTAAACGAGACGGCGCTAAAAAATCTAAGCTCGGGCGAGCTAAACCGCTTAAGACTAGCTTTTATCGCGAGCGAAAGCAAGATCACCGGAGGCGGCGAGGGGGTCATAATCCTAGATGAAATAGACGCGAATCTAAGCGGAAAAGAGGCGATGAGTATCGCAAACGTGCTGCTAAATTTGGCTAAATTTTATCAAATTTTCGCTATCTCTCATCAGCCGCAGCTAAGCTCCAAGGCCGATTCGCATTTTCTAGTCGAAAAGTGCGGCGAAACCTCGAACGTAAGGGAACTAAAAAACGAGGAGCGCGTAAGCGAGCTGGCCCGTATGATAAGCGGCGAACGCATCACCGACGAGGCGATAAATTTCGCCCGTCAGCTTTTGGTTGTTTAA